A window of the Yersinia rochesterensis genome harbors these coding sequences:
- a CDS encoding virulence factor SrfB: MLATITDYKQKISLIQNSGIQFLDFALKPECNSELPNKFVRKSANGPLLRLNYHEHNGKYSLMVPGAAPEIVKPEFSFSLEQSLKLLNKIWLPLPFMRFNPPRTFVSGPDNWARVQILVLDSPDQDGNTLRITMAFDTKVYPEGHANEYLAPNENDIKTGLSFALAYHNEELAEFLDLTWVDGWLREVFIQQASEQEERTARHISASLREFEYQAHYLNLLELLGSQVGVPEIKINTSTLQEPAVSVDLILDVGNSHTCGILVEESSDESHGLKQTYELQIRDLSEPHHLYNELFESRVEFSPAKFGKQNFSVESGRDDAFIWPSITRVGSEASRMALHRLGTEGSTGISSPRRYLWDEETYTPGWRFNETPIAQISSTQASSTQIHEPLATALPLINLVNDDGQPLYSMPMDDRLPVFSPHYSRSSLMTFMLSELLTQALMHINSAAQRLKMTHANAPRQLRAIILTLPSAMPKPEREIFRRRMNEAIALVWKSMGWHPADDNFVSEQDRAKSQVPVPTVQMEWDEATCSQMVYLYNETQVNFGGRTAAFFASMARPDKQLEAGETAGKTLRIASIDIGGGTTDLAITQYWLDDGIGNNVKISPRLLFREGFKVAGDDILLDVIQLYILPALQARLKKAAVINTDALMDKLFGNDGRMDGQSALRQQATLQIFMPVGRAILEAYEGFDPLDTNAEIDASFGELLSQNPTSKVLEYINSEVQRELPADAGEFDILHVPLVLKLSKLHGEFLSNRMSITQNLRSLSEVVSLYCCDVLLLTGRPSRFPGIQALFRHLQPLPNNRILSLDGYHTSDWYPFNKQGRIDNPKSTAAVGAMLCLLALDLRLAGFYFKAGDFQPYSTIRYLGMLGSNDTLTDENVYYRDIDLDSADFALPSDTRFQVRGSLCLGFRQLDNDRWPPSPLYTLSIVDQELARKVAGDSVLHVRLKLTKGDKPFIDKKGSPERFEIADAVLQDGSRVPLHHLRLKLNTLASNGSASTHYWIDSGSVFKK; the protein is encoded by the coding sequence ATGCTGGCAACGATCACTGACTATAAACAGAAAATTTCGCTGATTCAGAATAGTGGTATCCAGTTTTTGGACTTCGCCTTAAAACCTGAATGTAATAGCGAACTGCCGAATAAATTTGTGCGTAAAAGTGCTAATGGCCCGCTACTGCGCCTGAATTATCATGAGCATAATGGCAAATATTCGCTGATGGTGCCGGGCGCGGCCCCTGAAATTGTTAAACCCGAGTTTAGTTTCTCGCTAGAACAATCATTGAAATTGCTGAATAAAATTTGGCTCCCCCTGCCTTTCATGCGCTTTAATCCGCCGCGCACTTTCGTCAGTGGGCCGGATAATTGGGCCAGAGTACAAATTTTAGTGTTGGATAGCCCGGATCAGGATGGCAATACATTACGGATCACCATGGCCTTTGACACCAAAGTTTACCCTGAAGGCCACGCCAACGAATATTTGGCACCCAACGAAAACGATATTAAAACAGGATTGAGTTTTGCGCTGGCTTACCATAATGAAGAATTAGCCGAATTCCTTGATTTAACCTGGGTTGATGGTTGGTTGCGGGAAGTCTTTATTCAGCAAGCCTCTGAGCAGGAAGAACGTACCGCTCGCCATATTAGTGCCTCATTGCGCGAGTTTGAATATCAAGCCCACTACCTTAACTTATTGGAATTACTGGGTAGTCAGGTCGGTGTGCCAGAAATTAAAATCAATACCAGTACCCTGCAAGAACCCGCCGTGAGCGTCGACCTTATTCTTGATGTCGGCAATTCACATACCTGCGGTATTTTAGTGGAAGAAAGTAGCGATGAAAGTCATGGTTTGAAACAAACCTATGAATTACAAATCCGTGATTTGAGTGAGCCTCACCATCTGTATAACGAATTGTTTGAAAGCCGAGTTGAATTTTCACCAGCGAAATTTGGCAAGCAGAACTTTTCAGTAGAAAGTGGCCGTGATGATGCCTTTATTTGGCCGTCGATTACCCGTGTTGGCAGCGAAGCCAGCCGCATGGCGCTACACCGCTTGGGCACTGAGGGTTCTACCGGTATTTCCAGCCCACGCCGCTACCTGTGGGATGAAGAGACCTATACCCCAGGTTGGCGATTTAATGAAACCCCCATTGCACAAATATCATCTACACAAGCATCATCCACGCAAATACATGAGCCGCTGGCGACCGCATTGCCGCTGATTAATTTGGTTAATGATGACGGCCAGCCCCTGTATAGCATGCCGATGGATGATCGGCTGCCGGTATTCTCGCCACATTATAGCCGCAGTTCATTGATGACTTTTATGTTATCGGAATTGCTAACACAGGCGTTGATGCACATTAATAGCGCCGCCCAACGTTTGAAAATGACCCATGCCAACGCCCCACGGCAGTTACGGGCCATTATTCTGACGTTGCCGTCAGCCATGCCCAAACCTGAGCGAGAAATTTTCCGCCGCCGGATGAATGAAGCTATTGCTCTGGTCTGGAAATCAATGGGTTGGCATCCGGCAGATGATAACTTTGTCTCCGAGCAAGACCGCGCCAAAAGCCAAGTCCCGGTACCGACTGTCCAGATGGAGTGGGATGAAGCCACCTGTAGCCAGATGGTTTATCTGTATAACGAAACCCAGGTTAACTTCGGTGGCCGGACTGCGGCCTTTTTTGCCAGTATGGCGCGGCCAGACAAGCAACTTGAAGCCGGAGAAACTGCAGGAAAAACCTTACGCATCGCCTCAATTGATATTGGTGGCGGCACCACCGATCTGGCCATCACACAATACTGGTTAGACGATGGCATAGGTAATAATGTTAAAATCAGCCCACGCCTGCTGTTCCGTGAAGGTTTCAAAGTCGCTGGCGACGATATTTTGCTGGATGTTATTCAACTGTATATTTTACCGGCACTTCAAGCTCGGCTTAAGAAAGCAGCGGTTATCAATACTGATGCCCTGATGGATAAATTGTTTGGCAATGATGGCCGGATGGATGGGCAATCGGCATTGCGCCAACAAGCTACGTTACAAATATTTATGCCAGTCGGGCGAGCAATTCTTGAAGCTTATGAAGGCTTTGATCCACTGGATACCAATGCAGAAATTGACGCCAGCTTTGGTGAGTTATTATCCCAGAACCCAACATCGAAAGTATTGGAATACATTAACAGTGAAGTTCAGCGTGAATTGCCCGCCGATGCCGGGGAATTTGATATCTTGCATGTGCCTCTGGTATTGAAATTAAGTAAATTGCATGGCGAGTTTTTGTCTAACCGGATGAGCATTACGCAAAACCTACGTTCGTTGTCCGAGGTGGTGTCGCTCTATTGTTGCGACGTGCTGCTATTGACTGGCCGCCCTTCGCGCTTCCCCGGTATTCAAGCTTTATTCCGCCATCTACAACCGCTACCGAATAATCGTATTCTTTCGCTGGATGGATACCATACCAGCGATTGGTATCCGTTTAACAAACAGGGCCGAATTGATAACCCGAAATCCACTGCTGCGGTGGGTGCAATGCTGTGTTTGCTGGCGCTCGATTTACGGCTGGCGGGTTTTTACTTTAAAGCAGGCGATTTCCAACCTTATTCGACCATCCGCTACCTTGGTATGCTGGGCAGTAACGATACCCTGACGGATGAAAATGTTTACTATCGTGATATCGACTTGGATAGTGCTGATTTTGCTCTGCCATCCGACACTCGTTTTCAGGTGAGAGGCTCATTGTGCCTTGGATTCCGCCAGCTTGATAATGACCGTTGGCCGCCATCCCCTCTCTATACTTTGTCAATTGTGGATCAAGAACTGGCCCGCAAAGTCGCCGGTGACAGCGTGTTGCATGTTAGATTGAAACTCACCAAAGGTGATAAGCCATTTATTGATAAAAAGGGTAGCCCAGAACGTTTTGAGATAGCTGACGCCGTACTGCAAGATGGCAGCCGTGTCCCGTTGCATCATCTGCGTCTCAAGCTAAACACACTCGCCAGCAATGGCTCAGCATCAACCCATTATTGGATTGATAGTGGGAGCGTATTTAAAAAATGA